Below is a window of Candidatus Viadribacter manganicus DNA.
ACTCCAACCCCCAATTTGCCCGCGAACGCGCAATCGCTGACGCGGTTCGTGAAAGCGCCGCCGCAACTCGCCGCACGCCTGACGCTGATCGGTGTCGTCGAAGCAAAAGACGGCGCAGCGTTGGCGAAGTCATTGCCGCCAGGCGGGCGCCTTGTGTCACGCGAAGGCGATCTGTGGCGCTGGGACGGTTTCGTTCGCCGCGCAGACGCGCCGCAACCAGCCGCGGTGCGCCTCGAACACAAAAACCGTCTCGCAGCGGCGCGCAACGAACTCAAAACCGCCGAGGCGCACGCCGCAAAGACTAAAGCGGCTTTGGAGGCCGCCAAAGCCGAGCGCCAAGCTCTCGACGCGAAAGCCCGCACGCTGCGCGCGGAAGCACCAAAACTCGCCGCCGCCGAGGCCAACGCACTTCGCGAAGCAGAACGCCTTGAAGCAGAACGCGTCCGCATCGCCGAGCGCGCCGCTGATCTCAACACCCAAGCGCAAACGCTCGACACTGAAGCCGCCGACGCGCGCGCTGCTCTCGGCGCAGCGCAAGGCGCAACTGGCGATGCACCGGCTAAGGTTGACGAAGCCGCCATCGCCGCCGCACGCGCCAGCGTCGACGCTGCCCGTCAAGCCGCCGCTGAAGCCGCCGCCCTCACCCAGAGCATCGTGCGCGACAAAGCCCAGCGCGACGCTCGCCGCAAAGCCGTCGACGCCGAGACGATGCAATGGCGCGCGCGCATCGATAGCTCCGAAGCCCGCCTGAAGACGCTCTCCAAAGAACTCGATGAAATCGAAAAGCGCCGCGACGCCGCCAAGGCCGCGCCGCAAACCGCAGCCGCAAAGCTCGAAGCTTTGATGGAAGAAGCCGGCACGGCCGAGCAACGCCGCGTCGAAGCCAGCGATCGTGTCGCTGAAGCTGAAACCGCCGCGCGCGTCGCCGGCGATCGCGCCCGCTCGCTCGAGCAAGCGCACGCCGATGCACGCGAACGCCGGGCAAGCGCCGAAGCGCACGCCCAAGGCAACACCGCTCGCGTCGCTGACATCGCCGCCCAAGCGCAAGAACAAGCTGGCGTGACCCCGGACAAACTGGCCGACCTCGCAGGCGCCCTATTGAACAGCGCATTCGGCACAGCGCCGATCAGCGAAGTCGAACGCCGCTTGGAGCGTCTAAAAGCCGAGCGCGAAGCCGCGGGCCCCGTGAACCTCCGCGCCCAAGAAGAATTGCAGGACGCGCAGGAACGCATCGACACTCTGGCGCGCGAGAAGGAGGACGTCGCCCAAGCCGTCGCCAAACTTCGCCGCGCCATCACCACGCTGAACAACGAAGGCCGCCAACGTCTGCTGCGTGCATTTGAGGAAGTCGACGCGCACTTCGCTCAACTCTTCGCCACCCTGTTCGAAGGCGGGCGCGCAAATCTCAAACTCACCGAGAGCGATGATCCGCTCGAGGCCGGGCTCGAGATTTTCGCCGAACCGCCGGGCAAAAGGCTCACTAATCTTTCGCTGCTCTCAGGCGGTGAACAGGCGCTCACCGCGACCGCGCTCATCTTTGCGGTGTTCCTCGCCAACCCCGCTCCGCTCTGCGTGCTGGATGAAGTCGATGCGCCGCTCGACGACGCCAACGTCGATCGCTTCTGCCGCATGTTGGAAGAAATGAAGCGCCTCACGACAACGCGCTTCATCGTCATCACCCACAATCCGGTGACGATGTCCCGCATGGACCGCCTCTACGGCGTCACCATGCAGGAACAAGGCGTTTCACAACTCGTCAGCGTCGATCTCGGCCGCGCCCAAGCGTTGGCGGCCGAGTAAAGCTCAGCGCGCGCGCGGCTTGCGCTTGGCTGGCGCATCATCGCTCTCAAACATCGGATTTGCGTCGTACTGACCCGCGAACGGTGCATCGACGAGGTAATCCGGAAGACGCGCGCTCTGCGCCTTCTCGTTCGAAATGGCGATGATCTGCTGTTCTTTCGTCATCGCACGCAGCTTGTCGGCGTCGATATCGCCGATCAGCTCGGCGCTCTCCTTCGCCATCAGATGGTTGGCGACGCCGAACAGTTGG
It encodes the following:
- the smc gene encoding chromosome segregation protein SMC; translated protein: MHITELRLLGFKSFVDPARAPIEHGLTGVVGPNGCGKSNLLEAVRWVMGATSAKSMRAADMDDVIFSGTAGRPAREHGEVTIVLSNARGRAPAPFQNEDILEITRRIRRGLGSTYKINGKEVRAKDVQLLFADAATGANSPALVRQGQINELISAKAQNRRRILEDAAGIAGLHARRHEADLKLKAAETNLTRLDEVLAEIESQAASLKKQARQAERYRGLAQTLRETEALLLHRRWTEAREREAEAQAHLREAERAVAQAGAEASAAERSAGEVREGLGPLREQEMIAAAVLRRLEGVRVGLERDLAEAQSVIERCDRDAGRNREENERLEALKQDAHASLARLTEEAATLGAGDGEKSQAVLKAAQDAEAVAVAARSKAETELETLAAAAAAAKARTQALAAAADGARGRVARLEERKRALDAQIKALPAGADIEARAAAAKATADKAHAESAKLRAELVEAEAALKRAETADEAAWTPHRAAEKALQELDAEVRALDKLAPPDAAKFPPVLASIDVEPGYERALAAALGDDIDASTSAEAPARWAGADTPTPNLPANAQSLTRFVKAPPQLAARLTLIGVVEAKDGAALAKSLPPGGRLVSREGDLWRWDGFVRRADAPQPAAVRLEHKNRLAAARNELKTAEAHAAKTKAALEAAKAERQALDAKARTLRAEAPKLAAAEANALREAERLEAERVRIAERAADLNTQAQTLDTEAADARAALGAAQGATGDAPAKVDEAAIAAARASVDAARQAAAEAAALTQSIVRDKAQRDARRKAVDAETMQWRARIDSSEARLKTLSKELDEIEKRRDAAKAAPQTAAAKLEALMEEAGTAEQRRVEASDRVAEAETAARVAGDRARSLEQAHADARERRASAEAHAQGNTARVADIAAQAQEQAGVTPDKLADLAGALLNSAFGTAPISEVERRLERLKAEREAAGPVNLRAQEELQDAQERIDTLAREKEDVAQAVAKLRRAITTLNNEGRQRLLRAFEEVDAHFAQLFATLFEGGRANLKLTESDDPLEAGLEIFAEPPGKRLTNLSLLSGGEQALTATALIFAVFLANPAPLCVLDEVDAPLDDANVDRFCRMLEEMKRLTTTRFIVITHNPVTMSRMDRLYGVTMQEQGVSQLVSVDLGRAQALAAE